A section of the Methanoregula formicica SMSP genome encodes:
- a CDS encoding RNA-binding domain-containing protein, whose product MDLDTFLALIRGGESERVEFKKMPVKTLHHEIAAFANADGGYLIIGVGDNGSIVGTDIKKALEQVTGALQSIVPPPQVTTHKLSVNQRQVLIIEVGKSPSLCSIGGVVYIRIGTSARPLSVQEILLLSSEQGTFTWDEAPSAADMKANPRYIDWFFKKIQESRGKHIDPKDRDRYLRSTGAFRKDRLTNAGTLFFLNSTDAIPQAKIRMIGMENDEPAWSKEYEGPVWQTIEGAYTDLVREIKKIELIVGVRRVRIEEYPPRALREALINAVAHRNYVISADIRIFLYPGRIEIRNPGGLMPGVDILDPEHIPRNPALSNLLYDTGFIERYGFGIRLIQDEVKRHSFCSVSFETTANRFRVIFERKRDAQLDATDRQILDAIHNPSKSSEIACSLGMSKPAIIRRLKNLEELGLVKKEGSGAHTRYTASS is encoded by the coding sequence GTGGATCTCGACACATTTCTTGCCCTGATCCGGGGTGGAGAATCCGAGCGGGTCGAATTCAAAAAAATGCCCGTAAAAACACTCCATCACGAGATTGCAGCGTTTGCCAATGCCGATGGCGGATACCTCATCATCGGTGTCGGGGATAACGGATCTATCGTGGGAACCGATATAAAAAAAGCCCTCGAACAGGTAACCGGGGCGCTCCAGTCAATTGTCCCCCCGCCACAGGTTACCACCCATAAACTGTCCGTCAACCAGCGACAGGTCCTGATCATAGAGGTCGGCAAGAGTCCATCCCTTTGTTCGATAGGCGGAGTGGTCTATATCAGAATCGGAACGAGCGCCCGGCCGTTGTCCGTTCAGGAAATTCTCCTGCTCTCATCTGAACAGGGAACCTTCACGTGGGATGAAGCGCCATCAGCTGCCGATATGAAAGCAAACCCCCGGTATATTGACTGGTTCTTTAAGAAAATTCAGGAATCCCGGGGCAAACATATCGACCCCAAAGACCGGGACCGCTATCTTCGTAGCACGGGTGCATTCCGCAAGGACCGGCTTACCAATGCCGGGACTCTTTTTTTCCTGAACTCCACGGATGCGATCCCGCAGGCAAAAATCCGCATGATCGGTATGGAAAATGATGAACCTGCCTGGAGTAAAGAATATGAAGGCCCGGTATGGCAGACGATCGAGGGCGCATACACGGACCTCGTACGGGAGATCAAAAAAATCGAGCTGATCGTAGGGGTACGACGGGTCCGGATTGAGGAATATCCACCTCGTGCGCTCCGCGAAGCGCTCATCAATGCGGTTGCCCATCGCAACTATGTAATCAGCGCGGATATCCGGATATTCCTTTACCCGGGCCGGATAGAAATCAGAAATCCCGGCGGGCTGATGCCAGGTGTGGATATCCTGGATCCGGAACATATCCCCCGCAATCCGGCACTTTCCAATCTCCTGTACGACACGGGCTTTATTGAACGCTATGGTTTTGGCATCCGCCTCATTCAGGACGAAGTGAAACGCCACTCGTTCTGCTCGGTATCCTTTGAGACCACGGCCAACCGCTTCCGGGTGATCTTTGAAAGGAAACGGGATGCGCAGCTCGATGCAACAGACCGGCAGATCCTCGATGCAATCCATAATCCTTCAAAAAGCAGCGAGATTGCTTGTTCTCTGGGGATGTCCAAACCCGCAATTATCCGCAGGTTAAAAAACCTCGAAGAACTGGGTCTTGTCAAAAAAGAGGGATCCGGTGCCCATACAAGGTACACTGCATCCTCCTGA
- a CDS encoding nucleotidyltransferase family protein has protein sequence MRTDTDIYDIIIRKRHEILSLAERRGAKNVRIFGSVARKEAGPDSDIDLLIDLDPDRSLLDLGGLAMDLSQLLDHPVDVVTEAGLRERIRARILSEARAL, from the coding sequence ATGCGAACCGATACCGATATCTATGATATCATCATTCGGAAGCGGCACGAGATCCTATCCCTTGCAGAGCGGAGGGGTGCGAAAAACGTCCGTATCTTTGGATCCGTGGCACGAAAGGAAGCCGGCCCGGATAGCGATATCGATCTCCTTATCGATCTGGACCCAGACCGGAGCCTCCTGGATCTCGGAGGACTGGCAATGGATCTGTCGCAGCTGCTTGATCACCCGGTAGATGTCGTGACCGAAGCGGGACTCCGGGAGCGGATACGTGCCCGCATATTAAGTGAAGCCCGCGCATTATGA
- a CDS encoding HepT-like ribonuclease domain-containing protein, protein MRDDPGRVLDILEAIDRIDKGAVKGKDFFYHDEMTQVWVIHHLQIIGEAVRGISPEFRMAHPDIPWSEIIGMRNILVHHYFGIDRDAIWKVVEHDLPILKKQFSR, encoded by the coding sequence ATGAGAGACGATCCCGGGCGTGTACTGGATATCCTTGAGGCGATTGATAGAATCGATAAAGGAGCGGTCAAAGGAAAGGATTTTTTTTATCACGATGAAATGACCCAGGTCTGGGTAATCCATCACCTCCAGATCATAGGAGAAGCAGTAAGGGGGATTTCACCGGAATTCCGTATGGCACACCCGGATATCCCGTGGTCGGAAATTATTGGCATGCGGAATATCCTGGTCCATCACTATTTTGGTATTGACCGGGATGCCATCTGGAAAGTCGTAGAACACGATCTGCCGATATTAAAAAAGCAGTTTTCGCGCTAG
- a CDS encoding nucleotidyltransferase domain-containing protein codes for MQTPIQKIVEIVTRTADPDRIILFGSRARRNNKKQSDYDICVIKRGITLRRDLAMQIYRNLYGVGVAVDVIVETPDAFDELKDNPFLIYHDIAHQGKVIYEKPVACSGSGWAGGSGIRGAVYRLSHAIGKFVYKLRYLREWIFLRVR; via the coding sequence ATGCAGACCCCAATCCAGAAGATTGTGGAGATCGTCACACGGACTGCAGATCCTGATCGAATCATCCTTTTTGGCTCCCGGGCCCGGCGGAACAATAAAAAACAGAGCGATTATGACATATGCGTAATCAAACGGGGGATTACCCTGCGGCGGGATCTTGCAATGCAGATCTATCGCAATCTCTATGGAGTCGGAGTTGCGGTGGATGTCATCGTAGAGACGCCGGATGCGTTTGATGAGCTCAAAGACAATCCATTCCTCATCTACCATGATATTGCCCACCAGGGAAAAGTGATCTATGAGAAACCGGTTGCTTGCTCAGGCAGTGGCTGGGCCGGGGGAAGCGGGATACGTGGTGCAGTATATAGACTGTCCCATGCAATAGGCAAATTTGTATACAAACTACGCTACCTTCGGGAGTGGATTTTCCTGCGGGTGCGATAA
- a CDS encoding ATP-binding protein, whose protein sequence is MRFYDREKERGLMEQLYRTGPSFLVITGRRRVGKTELIKEFCTDKPALYYYVDQNKSIDILMEEYGRFTAANLDLPEYIRLTSPETLLEFLLSYEKPLVVVFDEFQRFLKIDPSFISQLQRFWDLKGKKSRIFLIISGSSVGMIRKIFLEGGAPLFKRADNILTLGPFGPKECFSVLADLGITDPAVRLDLYLLFGGTIYYYPYLFKYGCTDLESALDTLLLSDLAPLRREMSDVLIEEFGKEHATYYEILAAIAEGKCAQKEIADYTHLEPTSLPSYLRDLIDLMGIIEYRVPVTEIDRRSKMGRYFYSDNFFRFYARYIYRNMSQYQSGQYAPLKKRVLQEWRAFSGWAFEEMVRTLLREELSARYEHIGSWWNRRGDEIDLLALSSRGSLAIEIKNRELSLFESQKILADLGKKIPRVKGLSGPVTLGLAARSIAGKEILIDEGHFIRELTDMGL, encoded by the coding sequence ATGAGGTTCTATGACCGGGAAAAAGAACGCGGGCTCATGGAGCAGCTGTACAGGACCGGGCCGTCATTTCTTGTTATTACCGGCAGGAGGCGGGTGGGAAAAACCGAATTGATAAAAGAGTTCTGCACGGACAAACCCGCTCTGTATTATTATGTCGACCAGAACAAGAGCATAGACATTTTAATGGAGGAGTATGGGCGGTTTACTGCCGCAAACCTTGACCTGCCCGAATATATCCGGCTTACCTCACCGGAAACCCTGCTTGAATTTCTCCTGTCGTATGAGAAACCTCTTGTTGTCGTTTTCGATGAGTTCCAGAGGTTTTTAAAGATTGATCCCTCGTTCATTTCGCAGCTGCAGCGGTTCTGGGATCTCAAAGGAAAAAAATCCCGTATCTTCCTTATCATCTCCGGCTCATCCGTCGGGATGATCCGGAAAATCTTTCTTGAAGGGGGTGCGCCGCTCTTCAAGCGTGCAGACAACATTCTCACGCTGGGTCCTTTCGGTCCAAAAGAATGCTTTTCTGTCCTTGCCGATCTTGGCATAACCGATCCCGCAGTACGGCTCGATCTCTATCTCCTGTTTGGCGGGACAATCTATTATTATCCGTATCTTTTCAAGTACGGTTGTACCGATCTTGAGAGTGCCCTTGATACCCTTCTCCTTTCAGACCTGGCGCCACTCCGCCGCGAAATGAGCGATGTGCTCATCGAGGAATTCGGAAAGGAGCATGCAACGTACTACGAGATCCTTGCTGCAATCGCAGAGGGAAAGTGCGCCCAGAAAGAGATCGCAGATTACACGCACCTTGAACCGACTTCGTTACCTTCGTACCTCCGCGATCTCATCGATCTTATGGGGATCATCGAGTACCGGGTTCCGGTTACAGAAATTGATCGTCGTTCAAAGATGGGACGTTATTTTTATTCAGATAATTTTTTCCGGTTCTATGCACGGTATATCTACCGGAATATGAGCCAGTACCAGAGCGGACAGTATGCACCCCTCAAAAAACGGGTTCTTCAGGAATGGAGGGCATTTTCCGGCTGGGCATTCGAAGAGATGGTACGGACACTTCTTCGCGAGGAACTCTCTGCCCGGTATGAACATATCGGATCGTGGTGGAACCGGAGGGGAGACGAGATCGACCTTCTCGCACTCAGCTCGCGTGGGTCTCTTGCCATTGAGATCAAAAACCGCGAACTCTCTCTTTTTGAATCACAAAAAATCCTCGCGGACCTCGGAAAGAAGATCCCGCGTGTCAAGGGTTTGTCTGGACCGGTAACTCTGGGCCTTGCTGCCCGGTCAATCGCGGGAAAAGAGATCCTGATCGATGAAGGGCATTTTATTCGCGAGCTGACCGATATGGGGCTTTAA
- a CDS encoding nucleotidyltransferase domain-containing protein, with protein MQTPIQKIVEIVTRTADPDRIILFGSRARRNNKKQSDYDICVIKRGITRRRDLAMQIYRNLYGVGVAVDIIVETPDAFDELKDNPFLIYHDIALQGKVIYEKPVACSSSGWAGQGVT; from the coding sequence ATGCAGACCCCAATCCAGAAGATTGTGGAGATCGTCACACGGACTGCAGATCCTGATCGAATCATCCTTTTTGGCTCCCGGGCCCGGCGGAACAATAAAAAACAGAGCGATTATGACATATGCGTAATCAAACGGGGGATTACACGGAGGCGGGATCTTGCAATGCAGATCTATCGCAATCTCTATGGAGTCGGAGTTGCGGTGGATATCATCGTAGAGACGCCGGATGCGTTTGATGAGCTCAAAGACAATCCATTCCTCATCTACCATGATATTGCCCTCCAGGGAAAAGTGATCTATGAGAAACCGGTTGCTTGCTCAAGCAGTGGCTGGGCCGGGCAAGGAGTAACCTGA
- a CDS encoding type II toxin-antitoxin system HicB family antitoxin, translating into MPFKIFIRFKVALLSIDIIFKVVITPDTEDGGYTVSCPALPGCHSEGESMEVALENIKDAIEGCVAVLNERAHRRQGSKVVEVSV; encoded by the coding sequence GTGCCCTTCAAAATTTTTATCAGATTCAAGGTAGCATTACTGTCTATTGATATAATCTTTAAAGTCGTCATAACACCGGATACTGAAGATGGGGGGTACACGGTCAGCTGCCCGGCACTCCCCGGGTGCCATTCCGAAGGGGAGAGCATGGAGGTGGCACTGGAAAACATCAAAGATGCCATTGAAGGATGCGTTGCCGTGCTGAACGAGCGTGCGCACCGCAGGCAGGGCAGCAAAGTCGTCGAAGTATCCGTATAA
- a CDS encoding type II toxin-antitoxin system HicA family toxin has product MAKLPVLSGHAAIKAFSKAGFTSSWQTARHVIMEKAGMEVTHSVPLHKELKRGTLRNLIRDSGLTVDEFVALL; this is encoded by the coding sequence ATGGCAAAACTTCCCGTTCTATCTGGTCACGCTGCAATAAAAGCCTTCAGTAAAGCCGGTTTTACCAGCAGCTGGCAGACAGCAAGACATGTCATCATGGAAAAAGCTGGTATGGAAGTTACTCATTCTGTTCCGCTTCATAAGGAACTGAAACGCGGGACGCTTCGGAATCTTATCAGGGATTCCGGACTTACTGTGGATGAGTTCGTTGCGTTGCTCTGA
- a CDS encoding acylphosphatase codes for MKMQAVITGKKVHDVGYRVFLLEKSLELGFQRFNARNQVQDNGQQVIVQYEGEPERVETFSAVVRKEHPPDADISDIAFEPYEGHVISITDYMHMIQIAQLSKGIPAIISIDKKQDRMLENQDQMLENQDQMLEKQDRMLEKQDQMLGKQDQMLEKQDQMLEKQDQMLGKMDRMEASITGEIHDLRTDLRSSFDRKLSVIEQDIQQIKTKIGLM; via the coding sequence ATGAAGATGCAGGCAGTCATCACCGGTAAAAAAGTCCATGACGTCGGGTACCGGGTGTTCCTGCTTGAGAAATCGCTCGAACTCGGTTTCCAGAGATTTAATGCAAGAAACCAGGTGCAGGACAACGGTCAGCAGGTAATCGTGCAGTATGAAGGCGAACCTGAACGTGTGGAAACGTTCAGTGCCGTTGTCCGCAAGGAACATCCCCCGGATGCAGATATTTCCGATATTGCCTTTGAACCGTATGAGGGGCATGTCATCTCCATCACCGATTATATGCATATGATCCAGATTGCGCAGCTCTCCAAAGGGATCCCGGCAATCATCAGTATTGATAAAAAGCAGGATCGGATGCTTGAGAATCAGGATCAGATGCTTGAGAATCAGGATCAGATGCTTGAGAAACAGGATCGGATGCTTGAGAAACAGGATCAGATGCTGGGGAAACAGGATCAGATGCTTGAGAAACAGGATCAGATGCTTGAGAAACAGGATCAGATGCTGGGGAAAATGGATCGAATGGAAGCATCGATCACGGGCGAGATCCACGACCTGCGTACCGACCTGCGATCTTCCTTTGACCGGAAATTATCCGTTATTGAACAGGATATCCAGCAGATCAAAACAAAAATCGGCCTGATGTAA
- a CDS encoding DUF3344 domain-containing protein has protein sequence MRNTTHATILLILLASALLAYPAGALYDFEGLPLAVAAQGTVEGNVIVFGQYGLKNPPYELGFSLPSAPRFARVYTGVWGGTEKYTGWADITINNKKKVRYLLNGDRDVNRELYESGHGIYWIAYDPTDLLTKGDNLISVTTSKGEAGNKLDGRVYAIVVIAAVDDPGAGGTQYWIAEGNENLHGEGWAGTNPTKHEDTNVTFASAGLSGMTRANLSVLLLAGGRGQPDYVQFNGQYLGKPVRNASDPKVTDIGDEVSFNAEGGAGTPSRYADMEVFDVTALVSEENTVRFIRGLDLDGDGTIATTGDAPEGEDYIHPVLAILTITKSGTGTGTDLAAEGLRAENAFAGENAVLEATVRSYGVPPAGPVPVTFAVDGKTLNTTQVVVPRSGIAVVQVPWVAAAGSHTITAGVAAPADTRPDNNEASLSLKAGTPPDLSVRIGSPVVMGNTAAAVTKSPLSAFWAIAAVGLLLAWHGRRRYPSPVQAGSLLLALMLVIPAIAVPVAAETGAREYTLPLQVTNSGGSDAPGFTVSVYLDGEKIAAKRIDAGLAAGATTDIPIPVFVAPGTHEVKVVVDEEGAIKDSSRGNNHAQGRYDFPG, from the coding sequence ATGAGAAACACCACCCATGCAACCATTCTCCTCATCCTTCTTGCATCGGCGCTTCTCGCATATCCCGCAGGAGCGCTCTACGATTTCGAGGGGCTCCCCCTCGCCGTTGCCGCACAGGGCACCGTCGAAGGCAACGTCATCGTCTTCGGGCAGTACGGCCTGAAGAACCCGCCGTACGAACTCGGCTTTTCGCTCCCCTCGGCCCCCCGGTTCGCCCGGGTCTATACCGGGGTCTGGGGCGGAACGGAAAAGTATACCGGCTGGGCGGACATCACCATCAACAACAAGAAGAAAGTCAGGTACCTCCTCAACGGCGACCGGGACGTGAACCGCGAGCTCTACGAGTCCGGCCACGGCATCTACTGGATCGCGTACGACCCGACCGATCTCCTGACAAAGGGGGACAACCTCATCTCCGTGACAACAAGCAAGGGCGAAGCCGGCAACAAGCTGGACGGCCGGGTCTATGCGATCGTTGTGATTGCAGCAGTCGACGACCCGGGGGCCGGCGGGACCCAGTACTGGATCGCGGAGGGCAACGAGAACCTCCATGGCGAGGGCTGGGCCGGGACCAACCCCACGAAGCACGAGGACACGAACGTCACCTTCGCCAGCGCAGGGCTGTCCGGCATGACCCGGGCCAACCTCTCGGTCCTCCTCCTGGCCGGGGGAAGGGGCCAGCCGGATTACGTGCAGTTCAACGGGCAGTACCTCGGCAAACCGGTACGGAACGCCTCCGACCCGAAGGTCACGGACATCGGGGACGAGGTCTCGTTCAATGCGGAGGGGGGTGCAGGTACCCCTTCGCGGTATGCCGACATGGAGGTATTCGACGTCACAGCACTCGTATCGGAGGAGAACACGGTACGGTTCATCCGGGGCCTCGACCTGGACGGGGACGGGACCATTGCCACGACGGGCGATGCACCGGAGGGCGAGGACTACATCCACCCGGTCCTCGCAATCCTCACCATAACAAAATCCGGCACCGGCACGGGGACCGATCTTGCAGCAGAAGGCCTCCGGGCTGAGAACGCATTTGCAGGCGAGAACGCGGTCCTGGAGGCGACCGTACGGAGTTACGGTGTTCCCCCTGCCGGGCCTGTCCCCGTCACGTTTGCCGTCGATGGGAAGACCCTCAACACCACGCAGGTCGTGGTCCCCCGGAGCGGGATTGCCGTAGTGCAGGTCCCCTGGGTGGCAGCGGCAGGGAGCCACACCATTACCGCAGGGGTTGCAGCGCCCGCCGATACCCGGCCTGATAACAACGAGGCCTCGCTGTCGCTGAAAGCCGGCACCCCTCCCGACCTCTCTGTCCGTATCGGATCGCCTGTGGTAATGGGGAACACAGCTGCGGCCGTAACAAAGTCCCCGCTTTCGGCCTTTTGGGCAATCGCTGCGGTCGGGCTCCTTCTCGCATGGCATGGCAGGCGGAGATACCCGTCGCCCGTGCAGGCCGGATCGCTCCTCCTCGCCCTCATGCTGGTCATCCCCGCCATTGCCGTACCGGTTGCAGCGGAGACGGGTGCACGGGAATATACCCTCCCCCTCCAGGTGACAAACAGCGGGGGGAGCGATGCCCCCGGGTTCACGGTGTCTGTATACCTCGATGGCGAGAAGATCGCCGCCAAACGAATCGATGCCGGGCTCGCAGCCGGGGCAACAACGGATATCCCGATCCCGGTCTTTGTCGCCCCGGGCACCCACGAAGTGAAGGTCGTTGTCGACGAAGAAGGGGCAATAAAGGACAGCAGCCGGGGCAACAACCATGCGCAGGGCCGGTATGACTTCCCGGGCTAG
- a CDS encoding DUF3344 domain-containing protein, with amino-acid sequence MTSRARLAMALACTALLVVPVLATYAGDKPLADAFTCEGKCGYSFSTGNSTYSGTIYPGDRYAVSFAPGIPEDAVVKYQRYYVYWAWSRRDQQTVYPEISIVPGPGTGTVPVRETRYTDNKGFSSPSDFYSGVDTFSGEHIIPGAGPVAVMVENSGEGNSTFVIQGIGLLTVYGSASSPEGLVIAKEGCDMLYNSYGITPDMATSSLDFGQEIDTKRIESATLHLIAPSGGYTRSDVIRKNALQFNYRQGSALPELFSVIIGLVFPGANGKEWVDIFDSDAQRQIGTEVRDVTAFLAPRGNTAAVQDRGDYLLLTNAILHVRYQ; translated from the coding sequence ATGACTTCCCGGGCTAGGCTGGCGATGGCACTGGCCTGCACAGCCCTCCTCGTCGTGCCGGTCCTCGCGACCTATGCCGGCGACAAACCGCTTGCCGATGCCTTCACCTGCGAAGGGAAATGCGGGTACAGCTTCTCGACCGGCAACAGCACGTACAGCGGGACGATCTATCCCGGCGACCGGTATGCGGTCTCGTTCGCCCCCGGTATACCGGAAGACGCGGTCGTGAAATACCAGCGATACTATGTCTACTGGGCCTGGAGCCGGAGGGACCAGCAGACCGTCTACCCGGAGATCTCCATTGTACCGGGCCCCGGCACAGGAACCGTACCGGTCCGCGAAACACGGTATACCGACAACAAGGGATTCAGCAGCCCAAGCGACTTCTACTCGGGCGTGGACACGTTCTCCGGCGAACATATCATACCCGGTGCCGGCCCGGTCGCCGTCATGGTAGAGAACAGCGGGGAAGGGAACAGCACCTTCGTGATCCAGGGCATCGGGCTCCTCACCGTGTACGGGAGCGCCTCGTCCCCGGAAGGTCTCGTCATCGCAAAGGAAGGGTGCGACATGCTGTACAACAGCTACGGTATCACCCCTGACATGGCCACGAGCAGCCTGGACTTCGGACAGGAGATCGACACAAAGAGAATAGAATCGGCCACGCTCCACCTCATCGCCCCATCCGGGGGGTACACACGCTCGGATGTCATCAGGAAAAACGCTTTGCAGTTCAACTACCGGCAGGGATCGGCGCTGCCGGAACTCTTCTCGGTGATAATCGGCCTTGTCTTCCCGGGTGCGAACGGGAAGGAATGGGTCGACATCTTCGACTCCGACGCGCAGCGGCAGATCGGGACCGAGGTGCGGGACGTCACGGCGTTTCTCGCCCCCCGGGGGAACACCGCGGCCGTACAGGACCGGGGAGACTACCTGCTTTTGACCAATGCCATCCTGCATGTCAGGTACCAGTGA
- a CDS encoding ABC transporter ATP-binding protein: MCTTIEADHLGKVYRGSIPALGEASFTIGKGEFVTLIGRSGSGKSTLLNILGCLDSPSSGSLTLDGEPVDFRDPARLVSIRRQKIGFIFQQFNLLPHLTAQENVEYPMLFNYREPEVRARTAGGLLERVGLGGRRDHYPAELSGGEQQRVAIARALVSNPPIILADEPTGNLDQKTSGEIFSLMQEIGRERKATFFIVTHEREFGEYADRSFRLVDGKVAAI, translated from the coding sequence ATGTGCACGACTATTGAAGCAGACCACCTGGGAAAAGTATACCGGGGCAGCATCCCTGCCCTTGGGGAAGCAAGCTTTACCATCGGAAAAGGGGAGTTCGTCACCCTCATCGGCAGGAGCGGGTCCGGCAAGAGCACGCTCTTAAACATCCTCGGTTGTCTCGACAGCCCGAGCTCCGGTTCTCTCACTCTCGACGGTGAACCCGTGGACTTCCGGGACCCGGCCCGGCTCGTATCGATACGGCGGCAGAAGATCGGGTTTATCTTCCAGCAGTTCAACCTCCTGCCGCACCTGACAGCGCAGGAGAACGTCGAATACCCGATGCTCTTCAATTACCGTGAGCCGGAGGTGCGGGCCCGTACGGCAGGCGGGCTGCTGGAACGCGTGGGGCTCGGTGGCCGCAGGGACCACTACCCGGCCGAGCTCTCGGGCGGCGAACAGCAGCGGGTGGCGATCGCCCGGGCGCTCGTCTCCAACCCGCCGATCATCCTGGCCGACGAACCGACCGGCAACCTCGACCAGAAGACGAGCGGGGAGATCTTCTCCCTGATGCAGGAGATCGGCAGGGAACGGAAGGCCACGTTCTTCATCGTCACCCACGAGCGGGAGTTCGGGGAATATGCCGACCGTTCATTCCGGCTCGTTGACGGGAAGGTGGCCGCGATATGA
- a CDS encoding ABC transporter permease produces the protein MTKLLDFARLSARQLMKKRMRVLLTAFGIAIGIAAVVAMVSFGEGIRYQAIETIRQQSDLTLIEVTGSIKDGTVIPITESKAELVQKIPHVGAAGPVYRVSFSTLRQTYIDVLGIRAGDLKALFRPVLASGELYPASSNQVLLGHELAGKLKKYEGIREGDLFTVVIRDYNEYGAPSDRKLAIKPGGTLRAREDALDNLLIMDLDSVSALSNESMPYNAVYVRVDDPENVMAVARDVQSLGLTANGAFRQIESVNRFMDLVILFLSIFAAISLVVGALMIVNTMVMSVYERTREIGVSMALGASQGDVVTLILAECLYIGMIGGILGDLLGIFFSWVINTAGKAYLLSQTGDLFSAFARYDLALVTPGILVAAFLVAVVLSLVSGIYPALQAARLNPVEAIRHT, from the coding sequence ATGACGAAACTGCTCGACTTTGCCCGGCTCTCCGCACGCCAGCTGATGAAAAAACGGATGCGGGTGCTCCTGACCGCATTCGGGATCGCGATCGGCATCGCCGCCGTTGTCGCGATGGTCTCGTTCGGCGAGGGGATCCGGTACCAGGCGATCGAGACCATCAGGCAGCAGTCGGACCTCACGCTCATCGAAGTGACCGGGTCCATAAAAGACGGGACAGTCATCCCGATCACGGAGTCCAAGGCTGAGCTTGTGCAAAAGATCCCGCATGTCGGAGCGGCCGGGCCGGTATACAGGGTCTCCTTCTCCACCCTCCGCCAGACCTATATCGATGTGCTGGGGATCCGTGCGGGAGACCTCAAGGCACTGTTCCGGCCTGTCCTGGCCTCGGGGGAACTCTACCCTGCATCGTCCAACCAGGTACTTCTCGGCCACGAACTGGCCGGGAAGCTGAAGAAGTACGAAGGAATACGCGAAGGCGACCTCTTCACGGTCGTTATCCGCGACTATAACGAGTACGGCGCGCCATCGGACCGCAAGCTTGCGATAAAACCGGGAGGCACGCTTCGTGCACGGGAGGATGCGCTCGACAACCTGCTTATCATGGACCTGGATTCCGTCAGCGCCCTTTCCAACGAGTCCATGCCATACAATGCGGTGTACGTGCGGGTGGACGACCCGGAGAACGTGATGGCCGTGGCACGGGACGTCCAGTCCCTCGGGCTGACGGCAAACGGGGCATTCCGGCAGATCGAGTCGGTCAACCGGTTCATGGACCTCGTCATCCTCTTCCTCTCGATCTTCGCGGCCATCTCGCTCGTTGTCGGCGCCCTCATGATCGTCAACACCATGGTCATGTCGGTATACGAACGGACCCGCGAGATCGGCGTCTCCATGGCGCTCGGGGCCTCGCAGGGGGACGTAGTGACGCTGATCCTTGCAGAGTGCCTGTATATCGGCATGATCGGCGGGATCCTGGGGGATCTCCTCGGGATATTCTTCTCCTGGGTGATCAACACCGCGGGAAAGGCATACCTGCTCTCCCAGACCGGGGACCTCTTTTCCGCGTTCGCCCGCTACGACCTGGCACTGGTCACCCCCGGGATCCTTGTCGCAGCGTTCCTTGTCGCGGTTGTCCTCTCGCTGGTCTCCGGCATCTACCCGGCCCTCCAGGCAGCCCGCCTGAACCCGGTCGAGGCGATACGGCATACATGA